In the Armatimonadota bacterium genome, CCGACCCGGTGCTCGGGTTTACGGTCGGGTGGATCCGAGCACTCGCCAGTCGCTGCGATAGGCTCACGGTGATCGCCAACGAGGTCCGCCGGGTGCCGGATGACCTCGAGGCCAGGGTGGTCTCGCTCGGCAAGGAGCAGGGCGCGCCTCCGTGGCGCCGGTTCGCGGCGTACCTGGCGCACCTGCAGCGTACCCTCGTGAACGACCGCCCCGACGCGTTGTTCGCCCATATGTGCCCCCGGTACCTGAACGCGGCAGCTCCGCTGCTGAGCCTCCACGGAGTTGCGGGCGTTCTGTGGTTCGCCCATCCTCGAGACTCCCGAGCGCTCCGCATCGCGGAGCGAGCGTCCGCGCTGGTCCTCACGTCGCTGCCGGGAGCCTTCCCCTTCTCAAGCCGAAAGGTCCGAATTATCGGACAGGGGATCGACATGGCTGCTTTCTGCGGCATCTACCCCCCGGTGCCCCACGATGGCCTAGACCTCCTCGCACTCGGGAGGCTGTCGCCTGTGAAGGGTCTCCATACGATAATCGCCGCGGCGTCGAAGCTGCGGGCCGACGACCTGCCGGTTCGGTTGCGCATCGTGGGGCCGGCGACGACCTCGCAAGAGGAGGCGTATGCGCAACGGCTCCGCCGGCTTGCTGCCGAGACCGACGGATGGGTCAGTATCGAATCCCCTGTGCCAGCCCCGGAGGTGCCGCGCGTGCTCGCGGAAGCGGACGTCCTCGTGAACGGAACCAGGGCAGGCTCGGGGGACAAGGTGGTCCTCGAGGCGATGGCAGCGGGGCGGCTCGCTGTGTGGTCCAACCCCTGCTTCGATGGCCTCGCCGAAGGCTTGCCGATGCGCCTCCGTTACCGTGAAGGTGACGCGACCGACCTGGCCGAGGTCCTCAGGGGGATCTGGAAGGCGCCCGTCGCCGTCCGGGCGCAGACGGCAGAGGAGCTGCGCGCCCGAGTGCGCGAGGGGCACTCGCTGGACGGATGGGCCGATCGCGTGGTGGACGTGATCGGGAAGCTGGCCGTCGAGTGATGCAGGTGGGAAGAGCGAGACGGATCCGCGAGATCTACCGTCGACACAACGCAACCCGCGGAGCCGATTTCATCTACGGTGGCGAAGAGCGCGTTACCCGGATCCGCCAGGCCTTGCCCGCCGCCCCGACGCTCGTGCTCGACCTGGGTTGCCGGGACGGGGCCCTGGCGCACGCCCTCGGGCTTGACCCGGCACGTACGGTGGGCGTCGACATAGATCTCGATGCGCTCAGGACTGCGCGGGGCTCCGCGAGGCTCCGCCCGGTTGCATGCGACCTGTGGGCCGGTCTGCCCTTCAAAGACGGAACCTTCGACGTCGTGCTGGCGGGGGAGATCCTCGAGCACGTCCCCTTCCCCGAGGTCGTGCTGGAGGAGGCTCGCCGGGTCCTACGTGAAGGAGGCGTGCTGGTGGGGTCCGTCCCGAACGCGTTCAGACTCAAGAACCGGCTTCGGTTCCTGTTCGGGAGGCCGTTCGAGGACGACCCCACCCATCTGCATCACTTCTCGCCGGCGACGCTTTTCTGCACGCTTGAGCGCTACTTTGAAGAGGTGTCGGTGAAGCCGTGCGTCGGCCGGCTGGCGCGGTTCGCTCCGCAGCTCACGTCCAACGACCTCGTGTTCTTTGCCCGCCGGTCGATGACAGGCGATGGCTAGGCTGTCTTCGGATCGAGACCGCCGGTTGACGTGGCAGCATAGGAGCCTTTGGCGGGGGCTCGGAGCTGCCCGCGCGACGGGCAAGTGCGCAATCCTAGTTAGTGTCGCGCGTGGTAGCCTTGTGATCGTTCCATCTGTTGCGGTTGGCCTCCTTGCTGGTACGGACCGGCTATGGCTCGCCTTGCTTATCCTATGCCTTGTTTGGATGGAAGCGTCTCGTAGACGTCTTTCTCGTCGGGACCTGCCACTCGCGCTTCTTCGTATGGTGATCGCTGCTTACGCCGTGGTGTTGATCGCAGACTACTCCAGCGGCCCGCCACGCGAGTCTCTGCTTCTTGTCGGTATGGCGGGCATAAATTTCGCGATAGCAACGCTGATTTGGCGTCGGACCCGAGACCCGCTGCATCCAGGTCTTCTCGTCATTGCCCTGCTCATGATCCGATACTGGTTCCCCTACGCTCTTGTCCGATGGCTGCACGTGGAAGCACCTGTGCTGGTGCTCTTGGGCATAGGACCGGAAGAGTTTCTCAGGGGCCTCGGATTGACGGCCGTGGCGGCGACCAGCTTTCTCTTGATACTGGTGGGTGAACTGACGGGGAGACGGAATCGCGCCAAGGCACCTGTGCGCACCGAGCACGAGCTCAATTTGGCGTTCAGCATGCTGGGAATTCCTATCTGGCTTGCGTACTGGTTGGGGGCGGCGTCATTGGCACTGTTCGTTGTGACAAACACGGGCGATTTGGTTGGTACCGCACTAAGCGGCGCCTTCAGAGGTGCGACAATCCAGGAGGGTTCTGGCATTTGGTTCTACACGTCGTTGCTGATGATTGCTGCAGTCGGGATGATCACTTGGAAGGGGAGCGTCACACATCCCTTGAGGTTGCGGAGTCTGACTCCGGCATTTTGGGCAGCGATACTTTTCCT is a window encoding:
- a CDS encoding glycosyltransferase family 4 protein, with amino-acid sequence MFVTQVMDPTDPVLGFTVGWIRALASRCDRLTVIANEVRRVPDDLEARVVSLGKEQGAPPWRRFAAYLAHLQRTLVNDRPDALFAHMCPRYLNAAAPLLSLHGVAGVLWFAHPRDSRALRIAERASALVLTSLPGAFPFSSRKVRIIGQGIDMAAFCGIYPPVPHDGLDLLALGRLSPVKGLHTIIAAASKLRADDLPVRLRIVGPATTSQEEAYAQRLRRLAAETDGWVSIESPVPAPEVPRVLAEADVLVNGTRAGSGDKVVLEAMAAGRLAVWSNPCFDGLAEGLPMRLRYREGDATDLAEVLRGIWKAPVAVRAQTAEELRARVREGHSLDGWADRVVDVIGKLAVE
- a CDS encoding methyltransferase domain-containing protein, whose amino-acid sequence is MQVGRARRIREIYRRHNATRGADFIYGGEERVTRIRQALPAAPTLVLDLGCRDGALAHALGLDPARTVGVDIDLDALRTARGSARLRPVACDLWAGLPFKDGTFDVVLAGEILEHVPFPEVVLEEARRVLREGGVLVGSVPNAFRLKNRLRFLFGRPFEDDPTHLHHFSPATLFCTLERYFEEVSVKPCVGRLARFAPQLTSNDLVFFARRSMTGDG